AACTTTTACATTGTCAATAAGAAAATTATGTTTTTCATTACGCCACATGAGGATTGAATTATAGTCATTTAATAATTCGGTCTCCTCCCCGTCTTTTAACCGGTTATACTGTCTTTCTAAATAATAAAAGAGTTCAGGAAGAAGGCTTTCTATACAAATGTCTTCTGTTTGTTGCAGTATTTTTTTTAAAGAACAGACTTTATGACTGATTTCAGCAGGAAAATCAGTTTGATTGATATTTATCCCCATTCCGATAATACTACTCGAAAAAACATCTTTTTTAACTTGATTTTCTATAAGAATTCCGCAGATTTTTTTTTGGTCAGCCATGATGTCATTTGGCCATTTTACACTTATTTGTGCCTTTGTTTGAGTCTGTAACCATTTTGCAATCCCCAGACTTATTGCCACATTTAAAAAAAAATGTTTGGACACCTCTAAAAAAGAAGGATAAAGTAAGATGCTTAAAGTGAGGTTTTTGCCAGGTTCTGATCTCCAG
The Sphingobacterium spiritivorum genome window above contains:
- a CDS encoding biotin--[acetyl-CoA-carboxylase] ligase codes for the protein MASTNDYFKEQLSNFKPLEEGSAIMATEQFQGKGQRGNVWRSEPGKNLTLSILLYPSFLEVSKHFFLNVAISLGIAKWLQTQTKAQISVKWPNDIMADQKKICGILIENQVKKDVFSSSIIGMGININQTDFPAEISHKVCSLKKILQQTEDICIESLLPELFYYLERQYNRLKDGEETELLNDYNSILMWRNEKHNFLIDNVKVEGTITEVDMDGLLWVDFGKKVVSFNLKEIAYQL